Part of the Micromonospora rhizosphaerae genome is shown below.
GCGGGTGGCCGCCCGGGGGCTGGCCTGGTGGCGGGCCGAGGGGCGGATCCTCGGCTACGGCCCCCGCCGCCACCTGGAGTCGATCTGCTGGCTGGGTGGCAACCTGACCCCGGTGCTCGCCTCCGAGCCGGCGGTCGCCGCCTTCGCCGACCAGCTCAGCACCGAGGAGCGGCTCTGCTCGTCGATCGTCGGCCGGGCGGACGCGGTGCTCGGGCTCTGGGGTCGCCTCTCCGCGTACTGGGGACCCGCCCGGGACGTACGCCCCAACCAGCCGCTGCTGGCGACGGACGCGCTGCCGACGGTGGCGGCCGACCCCGAGGTGCGGCGGGTGCGCAGCGGCGAGATCGACCGGCTCTTCCCGGCCGCGGTGGCGATGTACACCGAGGAGGTCGGGATCTCGCCGCTGGCCGATGACGGCGGGCGCGGCTACCGGCGGCGGGTCGCCGACCTGGTCCGCTCCGGCCGTGCCTACGCCCAGTTCGTCGATGGCAAGGTCATCTTCAAGGCCGAGTTGGCCGTGGTGACCCGCCGGACGGCCCAGGTGCAGGGGGTCTGGGTGGCGCCGGAGTGGCGGGGCCGGGGGATTGCCACGGCGGCGATGGCGGCGGTGGTGCGGGACGCCCTGATGCGGGTCGCCCCGACGGTCAGCCTCTACGTAAACGACTTCAATCTGCCGGCCCGTCGGGTCTACGAGCGCTGCGGCTTCCGCCCGGTCGGCACGCTCGCCACCGTGCTCTTCTGAGCCGTCCTGCCCGGCAATGGCGGGGATCACGTCCCGCTGAATTGCGCCGAACCGGACGTACGGCGCTATGCTGACCATGTTTTTGTACTGACCGGTCAGTGT
Proteins encoded:
- a CDS encoding DUF4081 domain-containing GNAT family N-acetyltransferase; the encoded protein is MLTVPVRQLGESERRAVERLLDLDPFAGAQVAERVAARGLAWWRAEGRILGYGPRRHLESICWLGGNLTPVLASEPAVAAFADQLSTEERLCSSIVGRADAVLGLWGRLSAYWGPARDVRPNQPLLATDALPTVAADPEVRRVRSGEIDRLFPAAVAMYTEEVGISPLADDGGRGYRRRVADLVRSGRAYAQFVDGKVIFKAELAVVTRRTAQVQGVWVAPEWRGRGIATAAMAAVVRDALMRVAPTVSLYVNDFNLPARRVYERCGFRPVGTLATVLF